One window from the genome of Pantoea cypripedii encodes:
- the cysE gene encoding serine O-acetyltransferase, which translates to MSSEELELVWNNIKAEARALADCEPMLASFFHATLLKHENLGSALSYMLANKLANPIMPAIAIREIVEEAYREDPSMIVSAAYDIQAVRQRDPAVDKYSTPLLYLKGFHALQAYRIGHWLWKEGRRALAVYLQNEISVSFAVDIHPAARIGHGIMLDHATGIVIGETAIVENDVSILQNVTLGGTGKTSGDRHPKIREGVMIGAGSKILGNIEVGRGAKIGAGSVVLQPVPPHTTAAGVPARIVGKPASDKPSMDMDQHFNGTVPGFEFGDGI; encoded by the coding sequence ATGTCGTCTGAAGAGTTAGAACTGGTCTGGAATAATATTAAAGCGGAAGCCCGGGCGCTGGCCGACTGCGAGCCGATGCTGGCCAGTTTTTTCCATGCGACATTGCTCAAGCACGAAAACCTGGGCAGTGCGCTCAGCTACATGCTGGCAAACAAGCTGGCTAACCCGATTATGCCTGCCATCGCCATTCGTGAAATCGTTGAAGAAGCCTACCGTGAAGACCCTTCAATGATCGTTTCTGCAGCCTATGATATTCAGGCGGTGCGCCAGCGTGACCCGGCAGTCGATAAATATTCCACGCCTCTGCTGTATCTGAAGGGTTTTCATGCCTTGCAGGCGTATCGTATTGGTCACTGGCTGTGGAAGGAAGGTCGCCGCGCATTGGCGGTTTACCTGCAAAACGAAATCTCGGTCTCATTTGCCGTGGATATTCACCCGGCTGCGCGTATTGGTCATGGCATCATGCTCGACCATGCCACCGGCATCGTGATCGGTGAAACGGCCATCGTGGAAAACGATGTTTCTATCCTGCAAAACGTCACCCTGGGTGGTACCGGTAAAACCAGTGGTGATCGTCATCCGAAGATCCGTGAAGGGGTGATGATTGGCGCGGGTTCAAAAATCCTTGGCAATATCGAAGTGGGGCGTGGCGCAAAAATTGGTGCCGGTTCCGTGGTTCTTCAACCGGTGCCGCCGCATACCACGGCAGCAGGCGTACCGGCACGCATTGTCGGTAAACCTGCCAGCGATAAACCCTCAATGGATATGGATCAGCACTTTAATGGCACCGTTCCTGGCTTTGAGTTCGGTGACGGCATCTAG
- a CDS encoding CDP-diacylglycerol diphosphatase, with translation MQGSRRTLSLITFLLALLIVGLLLAALHFQKNSNALWQIISEKCLPGMTQRGDPAPCQRVDSAKGYVTLKDLNGPLQYLLMPIEKITGMESPILLHPATPNLFADAWQERSLLAQRRGKPIDDTALSLAINSQYARSQNQLHIHISCLRPDVRQRLNALAPQLSEQWQSETLQKHRYQIRTLTEAQLAQQSVFIRLAAEVPDARSEMGKYGMALAALPDGRLALMAIERNWVKLESGSAEELQDHRCQILQ, from the coding sequence ATGCAGGGCAGCCGTCGTACCCTGAGTCTGATTACCTTTTTGCTTGCACTGTTGATTGTCGGCTTACTACTGGCCGCATTGCACTTCCAGAAAAACTCCAATGCCTTGTGGCAAATTATCAGCGAGAAGTGCCTGCCTGGCATGACGCAACGAGGCGATCCTGCCCCTTGTCAGCGGGTGGATTCGGCAAAAGGCTACGTCACGCTGAAGGATCTCAACGGTCCGTTACAGTATCTGCTGATGCCCATCGAAAAAATCACCGGTATGGAAAGCCCGATTTTGCTGCATCCGGCGACACCGAATTTGTTCGCGGATGCCTGGCAGGAGCGGAGTTTACTGGCGCAGCGTCGCGGTAAGCCGATTGACGATACTGCGCTATCACTGGCGATCAATTCACAATATGCCCGCTCGCAAAATCAGCTGCATATCCATATCTCCTGTCTGCGGCCGGATGTGCGTCAGCGCCTGAATGCTCTGGCCCCGCAACTCAGCGAGCAATGGCAAAGTGAAACGCTGCAAAAACATCGTTATCAGATACGCACCCTGACAGAGGCGCAGCTGGCGCAGCAAAGCGTTTTTATTCGTCTGGCAGCAGAAGTCCCTGATGCACGTAGCGAGATGGGGAAATACGGGATGGCGCTGGCAGCGTTGCCGGATGGTCGTCTGGCGCTGATGGCGATTGAACGTAACTGGGTCAAACTGGAAAGCGGTTCGGCAGAAGAGTTGCAGGATCATCGCTGCCAGATTTTGCAATAA
- a CDS encoding YiiQ family protein, whose translation MKNLPGALLLSLALTFPVWAEDAPPQDRSEHLPAAPYLLPGAPTFDMTIAQFREKYNAANPDLPLMEYRAIDNQDDKSNLTRAASKINETLYASTALEQGTGKIKTLQITWLPVPGPDEKNAQDKAMAYMTALLRFFSPGLSPEDGRKKLDSLLSAGKGSRYFSRNEGALRFVVADNGDKGLTFAVEPIKLALATP comes from the coding sequence ATGAAGAATCTGCCAGGCGCGTTGCTACTCAGCCTCGCACTGACATTTCCCGTCTGGGCGGAAGACGCACCCCCGCAGGATCGCAGCGAGCATCTGCCTGCGGCCCCTTATTTACTGCCCGGTGCGCCCACCTTTGATATGACCATTGCGCAGTTTCGTGAAAAGTACAATGCCGCCAATCCTGACCTACCGCTGATGGAATATCGTGCCATCGATAATCAGGACGATAAAAGTAACCTGACGCGTGCTGCCAGCAAAATCAACGAAACCCTGTATGCCTCTACGGCGCTGGAGCAAGGTACCGGTAAAATCAAAACGTTACAGATCACCTGGCTGCCGGTGCCGGGTCCGGATGAGAAGAACGCCCAGGATAAGGCGATGGCTTACATGACCGCCCTGCTGCGCTTTTTCTCGCCGGGATTATCGCCAGAAGACGGGCGTAAAAAGCTCGATTCCCTGCTCAGCGCAGGCAAGGGTTCACGCTATTTTTCCCGTAATGAAGGGGCGCTGCGTTTTGTGGTCGCGGACAACGGTGATAAGGGTCTGACCTTTGCCGTAGAGCCGATCAAACTGGCGCTTGCGACGCCCTGA
- the cpxP gene encoding cell-envelope stress modulator CpxP has product MRNLTAVVIASAMVLSHASAGAADTTTIDEMHHNGGLTTGSMTQNPQSHMFDGIELTEHQRQQMRDLMQQARLERPAVSVQDIETMHDLVIADKFNESAIRLQAEKIAQAQVEQSVVMARVRNQMYHLLTPAQQATLQKNYERRLNEMRRLSELQPSSPLQAVSSTSSNQ; this is encoded by the coding sequence ATGCGCAACTTAACCGCCGTCGTCATTGCCTCAGCGATGGTTCTCAGTCACGCCAGCGCAGGAGCAGCAGACACGACGACGATTGACGAGATGCATCATAATGGCGGATTGACGACAGGCAGTATGACTCAAAATCCGCAAAGCCACATGTTTGATGGCATTGAACTTACTGAGCATCAGCGGCAACAAATGCGAGACCTGATGCAGCAAGCGCGACTCGAACGTCCCGCCGTCAGCGTTCAGGATATAGAAACTATGCATGACCTGGTCATTGCAGACAAATTTAACGAATCCGCCATCCGCCTGCAGGCAGAGAAAATTGCTCAGGCACAGGTCGAACAAAGTGTTGTGATGGCTCGGGTTCGTAATCAGATGTACCACCTGCTAACGCCTGCACAGCAAGCGACATTGCAGAAGAATTATGAGCGGCGCCTCAATGAAATGCGCAGGCTCTCAGAATTGCAGCCATCATCACCGCTGCAAGCAGTGAGTAGTACCAGCAGTAACCAGTAA
- the trmL gene encoding tRNA (uridine(34)/cytosine(34)/5-carboxymethylaminomethyluridine(34)-2'-O)-methyltransferase TrmL yields MLNIVLFEPEIPPNTGNIIRLCANTGFQLHLIEPLGFAWDDKRLRRAGLDYHEFTAIRHHANYAAFIAAEAPQRLFALTTKGTPAHSAVRYQAGDYLVFGPESRGLPAEILNALPPEQKIRIPMMPESRSMNLSNAVSVVVYEAWRQLDYAGALIKS; encoded by the coding sequence ATGCTTAACATCGTTTTATTTGAACCTGAAATTCCGCCTAATACCGGCAATATCATCCGTCTCTGTGCCAATACCGGCTTTCAGTTGCACCTGATTGAACCCCTGGGTTTTGCCTGGGACGATAAACGTTTGCGTCGCGCCGGGCTGGATTACCACGAATTTACCGCCATCAGGCATCACGCTAACTATGCGGCATTTATTGCAGCAGAGGCACCACAGCGGTTGTTTGCGCTCACCACCAAAGGCACCCCGGCGCATAGCGCGGTGCGTTATCAGGCGGGTGATTATCTGGTGTTTGGTCCGGAAAGCCGGGGGCTGCCCGCAGAGATTCTTAACGCGTTGCCGCCCGAGCAAAAGATTCGTATTCCGATGATGCCTGAAAGCCGCAGTATGAACCTGTCAAATGCGGTTTCGGTCGTGGTGTACGAAGCGTGGCGCCAGCTTGATTATGCTGGCGCGCTGATCAAGAGCTAG
- the tpiA gene encoding triose-phosphate isomerase produces MRHPLVMGNWKLNGSKHMTDELIAGLRKELSGVEGCGVAIAPPALYLAQAKHAISGSHIALGAQNVDVNLSGAFTGETSADMLKDIGAKYIIIGHSERRTYHKESDEFIAKKYAVLKAAGLVPVLCIGETEAENEAGKTEEVCARQLDAVLETQGAEAFQGAVIAYEPVWAIGTGKSATPAQAQAVHKFIRDHIAKKDAAVAAQVIIQYGGSVNDKNAAELFTQPDIDGALVGGASLKADAFAVIVKAAAAAKNA; encoded by the coding sequence ATGCGACATCCACTGGTTATGGGTAACTGGAAACTGAACGGCAGCAAGCACATGACGGACGAGCTGATCGCAGGTTTGCGCAAAGAACTGTCTGGTGTTGAAGGCTGCGGTGTGGCGATTGCTCCGCCGGCACTCTATCTTGCTCAGGCAAAACATGCCATTTCCGGTAGCCACATTGCACTGGGTGCTCAGAACGTCGACGTCAATCTGTCTGGCGCTTTCACCGGCGAAACTTCAGCTGACATGCTGAAAGATATCGGCGCCAAATACATCATCATCGGTCACTCTGAGCGTCGTACTTATCATAAAGAAAGCGACGAATTTATCGCGAAGAAATACGCTGTGCTGAAGGCTGCTGGCCTGGTGCCGGTACTCTGTATTGGTGAAACCGAAGCAGAAAACGAAGCGGGTAAAACCGAAGAAGTTTGTGCTCGTCAACTCGACGCCGTGCTGGAAACTCAGGGTGCCGAAGCCTTCCAGGGTGCCGTGATTGCCTACGAACCGGTATGGGCGATTGGTACTGGCAAGTCAGCAACGCCTGCGCAGGCTCAGGCCGTGCATAAATTCATTCGTGATCATATCGCGAAGAAAGATGCCGCAGTCGCTGCTCAGGTTATCATTCAGTACGGCGGTTCCGTTAATGACAAAAACGCCGCAGAACTGTTTACTCAGCCAGACATTGACGGTGCGCTGGTGGGCGGTGCGTCACTGAAAGCGGATGCCTTTGCCGTGATTGTAAAAGCCGCAGCCGCAGCGAAAAACGCGTAA
- a CDS encoding sulfate ABC transporter substrate-binding protein, with protein sequence MNKWTIGVTLLLASTSVLAKDIQLLNVSYDPTRELYEQYNKAFSAHYKQETGDNVVIRQSHGGSGKQATSVINGIRADVVTLALQSDVDAIAERGRIDKNWIKRLPDNSAPYTSTIVFLVRKGNPKGIHDWGDLIKPGVSVITPNPKTSGGARWNYLAAWGWALDQNNGDQAKAEAYVKALFKNVEVQDSGARGATNTFVERGIGDVLIAWENEAYLAVNKLGKDKFEIITPSESILAEPTVAVVDKVVDERGTRKVAEDYLKYLYSPEGQTIAAENFYRPRDEAVAKKFASTFAPVKLFTIDSKFGGWAQAQKTHFADGGTYDQVMKP encoded by the coding sequence ATGAACAAGTGGACTATTGGTGTCACCCTGTTACTGGCTTCAACCAGTGTTTTGGCAAAGGATATTCAGCTGTTAAACGTGTCTTACGATCCGACGCGTGAACTTTATGAGCAGTACAACAAAGCCTTCAGCGCCCATTACAAACAGGAAACCGGGGATAACGTGGTGATCCGCCAGTCACACGGGGGTTCAGGTAAACAGGCCACCTCGGTGATCAATGGTATCCGTGCGGATGTGGTGACGCTGGCGTTGCAGTCTGACGTTGATGCCATTGCTGAGCGCGGTCGTATTGATAAAAACTGGATCAAACGTCTGCCTGATAACTCCGCACCTTACACCTCCACCATTGTATTCCTCGTGCGTAAAGGTAACCCGAAAGGTATCCACGACTGGGGTGACCTGATTAAACCGGGTGTATCAGTGATTACGCCAAATCCGAAGACATCTGGCGGTGCGCGCTGGAACTATCTGGCTGCCTGGGGCTGGGCGCTGGATCAAAATAACGGTGATCAGGCCAAAGCCGAGGCCTACGTCAAAGCGCTGTTTAAGAATGTTGAAGTGCAGGATTCTGGTGCGCGTGGTGCCACCAACACCTTCGTAGAACGTGGCATTGGTGATGTGCTGATTGCGTGGGAAAATGAAGCGTACCTGGCGGTTAACAAGCTGGGTAAAGACAAGTTTGAAATCATCACACCAAGTGAATCAATTCTTGCCGAACCGACGGTGGCAGTGGTTGATAAAGTGGTCGATGAACGCGGCACCCGCAAAGTCGCAGAGGATTATCTGAAGTACCTCTATTCACCGGAAGGGCAAACCATTGCTGCGGAAAACTTCTATCGTCCGCGTGATGAAGCGGTGGCGAAGAAATTTGCCAGCACCTTTGCGCCGGTAAAACTGTTCACTATCGACAGCAAATTTGGCGGCTGGGCGCAGGCGCAGAAAACCCACTTTGCAGATGGCGGCACTTACGATCAGGTTATGAAACCGTAA
- a CDS encoding anthrax toxin-like adenylyl cyclase domain-containing protein, with product MPINIPQLHSPWPAPSTHSSSSAESLPKQQVENLAEVIDLCKKESIGIVPIHLIKLQHLSQKTNTIISIRPVDMMATELIENGYPTKGFLIKGKSANWGPQTSFICVKQGLSKLADRPDKQERFNKEVQDCLSKGYANKVVLEITKTRLDLLVENNYIKNIKYGANRQPLEIEASTPEGVMHKFELAPGSDKGVWQVIYNGEPVEVLAPAGSGHKPFTADYDLFMIAPAFEEYGVEDTLSVHDVSHHIFKERMDSYITSHEKLPGKLKGEYLDEDEFYAQVDKEVGNVSMRIRNMISSINEHLVGNGEPVVHHSTDTCNPYTDIEANFPAVFTLPKGFGGFDEICVVRNVEELKSFAQKAKDEGYYVPLNPVWDKEITNIRSSRFMDAKNIAIRLWKQR from the coding sequence ATGCCAATAAATATACCTCAATTACATTCTCCCTGGCCTGCACCATCGACCCACTCATCATCTTCAGCGGAGTCATTACCCAAACAGCAGGTGGAAAACCTGGCTGAAGTTATAGATCTGTGCAAAAAAGAAAGTATAGGTATAGTGCCGATACATCTGATTAAGTTGCAACATCTATCTCAGAAGACGAATACTATAATTAGCATTCGCCCAGTTGATATGATGGCAACGGAACTCATCGAAAATGGATATCCAACCAAAGGGTTCCTCATAAAGGGAAAAAGCGCTAACTGGGGTCCGCAAACATCTTTTATATGTGTTAAACAGGGGCTAAGCAAGCTTGCCGATCGACCAGATAAACAAGAAAGATTTAATAAAGAAGTACAAGATTGCTTGAGCAAAGGTTATGCTAATAAAGTTGTATTAGAAATAACAAAGACGAGGCTGGATTTACTCGTCGAGAATAATTATATAAAAAATATAAAATATGGTGCCAACCGTCAACCTCTTGAGATAGAGGCCAGTACGCCAGAAGGCGTCATGCATAAGTTTGAGCTGGCACCCGGATCTGATAAAGGGGTCTGGCAGGTTATCTACAACGGCGAACCTGTTGAAGTTTTAGCCCCGGCTGGTTCAGGTCACAAACCTTTTACCGCCGATTATGACCTTTTTATGATTGCTCCGGCATTTGAGGAGTATGGAGTTGAAGATACATTATCTGTGCATGATGTATCTCATCATATATTTAAAGAGAGAATGGATAGTTATATAACCTCTCATGAAAAACTACCCGGTAAATTAAAGGGTGAATATTTAGATGAAGATGAGTTTTATGCGCAGGTAGATAAGGAGGTTGGTAATGTATCGATGCGTATTCGCAATATGATATCCAGTATTAATGAGCATCTGGTCGGCAACGGTGAGCCGGTTGTGCATCATAGTACCGACACCTGTAATCCCTATACAGATATTGAAGCAAACTTCCCAGCAGTCTTTACCCTGCCTAAAGGTTTTGGAGGGTTTGACGAAATATGTGTGGTGAGGAATGTGGAGGAATTAAAATCTTTCGCTCAGAAAGCCAAAGACGAAGGTTATTATGTGCCACTAAATCCAGTCTGGGATAAAGAAATAACGAATATTCGGTCTTCCAGATTTATGGATGCGAAAAATATTGCAATCCGGCTTTGGAAGCAGAGATAA
- the cpxR gene encoding envelope stress response regulator transcription factor CpxR: protein MNKILLVDDDRELTSLLKELLEMEGFEVIVASDGEQALNLLDNTVDLLLLDVMMPKKNGIDTLKELRQQHQTPVIMLTARGSELDRVLGLELGADDYLPKPFNDRELVARIRAILRRSNWSEQQQQHDNSSPTLEVDCLRLNPGRQEASFDNETLDLTGTEFTLLYLLAQHLGQVVSREHLSQEVLGKRLTPFDRAIDMHISNLRRKLPERRDGHPWFKTLRGRGYLMVSAS, encoded by the coding sequence ATGAATAAGATCCTGTTGGTTGATGATGACCGCGAATTGACTTCGCTGCTTAAAGAACTGCTTGAAATGGAAGGTTTTGAAGTGATTGTCGCCAGCGATGGCGAGCAGGCACTCAACCTGCTGGACAACACCGTTGACCTGTTACTGCTTGATGTCATGATGCCGAAAAAGAACGGTATCGATACCCTGAAAGAGTTACGTCAACAACACCAGACACCGGTGATCATGTTGACTGCACGCGGCAGCGAGCTGGATCGCGTCCTTGGCCTTGAATTGGGCGCGGATGACTATCTGCCAAAACCTTTTAACGATCGCGAGTTGGTCGCGCGTATTCGTGCCATTCTGCGTCGTTCCAACTGGAGTGAGCAACAGCAGCAGCACGACAACAGTTCACCCACGCTGGAAGTGGATTGCTTGCGACTTAACCCCGGCCGCCAGGAAGCCAGCTTCGATAATGAAACCCTGGATCTGACCGGCACGGAATTCACCCTGCTTTATCTGCTGGCACAGCATCTTGGCCAGGTGGTATCACGCGAACATCTCAGCCAGGAAGTGCTGGGCAAGCGTCTGACACCCTTTGACCGTGCCATCGATATGCATATCTCAAACCTGCGTCGTAAATTACCGGAACGTCGTGATGGTCATCCGTGGTTTAAAACTCTGCGCGGACGTGGCTACCTGATGGTTTCGGCATCATGA
- the cpxA gene encoding envelope stress sensor histidine kinase CpxA: protein MIGSLTTRIFAIFWLTLALVLMLVLMVPKLDSRQMTSLLESEQRQGIMIEQHVEAELAQDPPNDLMWWRRLFRAIEKWAPPGQRLLLVTSEGRVIGAQHNEMQVIRNFIGQSDNADHPQKKKYGRVEMVGPFAVRDGEDNYQLYLIRPATSSQLDFVNLLFDRPLLLLIVTMLISSPLLLWLAWSLARPARKLKHAADEVASGNLRQHPELESGPQEFLAAGSSFNQMVSALERMMTAQQRLLSDISHELRTPLTRLQLATALLRRRQGEGKELERIETEAQRLDGMINDLLVLSRTQHKNALVSEAMKANHLWNGVLEDAKFEAEQMGKRMDVPYPPGPWPLYGNPHALESALENIVRNALRYSHTHISVSFSVDIEGITVHVDDDGPGVSPEDREQIFRPFYRTDEARDRESGGTGLGLAIVETAVQQHRGWVKADDSPLGGLRLTLWLPLYSARQ, encoded by the coding sequence ATGATTGGAAGTTTGACTACCCGCATCTTCGCCATCTTCTGGCTTACCCTGGCGTTGGTGTTGATGTTGGTGTTGATGGTGCCAAAACTCGACTCTCGTCAGATGACCTCGCTGCTGGAAAGTGAACAGCGGCAGGGCATCATGATCGAGCAGCATGTTGAAGCCGAACTGGCGCAGGACCCGCCCAACGATTTGATGTGGTGGCGTCGGTTATTTCGCGCGATTGAGAAATGGGCTCCGCCAGGACAGCGATTGTTGCTGGTGACCAGCGAAGGGCGCGTCATTGGCGCCCAGCACAATGAAATGCAGGTTATCCGCAACTTTATTGGCCAGTCTGACAATGCCGATCATCCGCAGAAGAAAAAATATGGCCGGGTAGAGATGGTGGGGCCCTTTGCCGTGCGCGATGGCGAAGATAACTACCAGCTTTACCTGATCCGTCCGGCCACCAGCTCACAACTTGACTTCGTCAACCTGCTGTTTGACCGACCCTTACTGCTCCTCATCGTCACCATGCTGATCAGCTCCCCGCTGTTATTGTGGCTGGCATGGAGCCTGGCGCGTCCGGCACGCAAACTTAAACACGCCGCCGATGAGGTGGCGAGCGGTAATTTGCGGCAACACCCGGAACTGGAATCAGGACCACAGGAGTTTCTTGCTGCTGGCTCAAGTTTCAACCAGATGGTGAGTGCGCTCGAACGCATGATGACAGCACAGCAACGCCTGCTGTCGGATATCAGCCATGAGTTACGTACCCCCCTCACCCGTTTACAGTTAGCCACCGCGCTGCTGCGTCGTCGTCAGGGTGAAGGCAAAGAGCTGGAGCGTATTGAAACGGAAGCCCAACGACTGGACGGTATGATCAACGACTTGCTGGTGCTGTCACGCACTCAGCATAAAAATGCGCTGGTCAGCGAAGCGATGAAGGCCAATCATCTGTGGAATGGCGTGCTGGAAGATGCCAAATTCGAAGCCGAGCAGATGGGCAAACGCATGGATGTCCCTTATCCGCCGGGTCCCTGGCCGTTATATGGCAACCCACACGCGCTGGAGAGTGCGCTGGAAAACATCGTGCGCAATGCACTGCGTTATTCACACACACATATCAGCGTCAGCTTCTCGGTGGATATCGAAGGCATCACCGTGCATGTGGATGATGATGGTCCAGGCGTCAGCCCGGAAGATCGTGAGCAGATTTTCCGCCCGTTCTACCGTACTGATGAAGCACGCGATCGCGAATCTGGCGGTACCGGCCTGGGACTGGCGATTGTCGAAACTGCGGTTCAACAACATCGCGGTTGGGTGAAAGCCGATGACAGCCCGCTCGGTGGCCTGCGTCTGACCCTCTGGTTGCCGTTGTACTCCGCCCGGCAATAA
- the fieF gene encoding CDF family cation-efflux transporter FieF (FieF, a metal efflux transporter, is a member of the CDF (cation diffusion facilitator) family of transporters.) — MEHSYAKLVSRAALSATVLASLLLIVKIFAWWYTGSVSVLAGLVDSLVDIAASLTNLLVVRYALQPADADHTFGHGKAESLAALAQSMFISGSALFLFLTGIQQLASPEILRAPLVGIVVTVIALCSTLVLVTFQRWVVRHTRSQAIRADMLHYQSDVIMNGAILVALGLSSYGFSRADALFALGIGVYILYNALRMGYEAVQALLDRALPEEERQAIIDLIANWPGVRGAHDLRTRQSGPTRFIQLHLEMDDHLPLVQAHKVADQIEQALRSKFPGSDVIIHQDPCSVVPENQQGFFQF, encoded by the coding sequence ATGGAACACTCCTATGCAAAGCTGGTGAGCCGTGCAGCGCTGTCTGCCACGGTGCTGGCATCGTTATTGTTAATTGTTAAAATTTTTGCCTGGTGGTACACCGGTTCGGTCAGTGTGCTGGCGGGGTTGGTGGATTCACTGGTGGATATCGCCGCTTCGCTGACCAATTTGCTGGTGGTACGGTACGCGTTACAACCTGCGGATGCTGATCATACTTTCGGTCACGGTAAGGCTGAATCTCTGGCGGCTCTGGCGCAAAGTATGTTTATTTCCGGATCGGCGTTGTTCCTGTTTCTTACCGGTATTCAGCAGCTTGCTTCTCCCGAAATTCTGCGTGCTCCGCTGGTCGGTATCGTGGTCACGGTGATTGCGCTCTGTTCCACGCTGGTTCTGGTCACTTTTCAGCGCTGGGTGGTACGGCACACCCGTAGCCAGGCGATTCGAGCGGATATGCTACATTACCAATCCGATGTGATCATGAACGGTGCCATTCTGGTTGCGCTCGGCCTGAGCAGTTATGGTTTTTCCCGCGCCGATGCATTATTCGCCTTAGGGATAGGCGTTTATATCCTGTATAACGCGCTGCGCATGGGCTATGAGGCGGTACAGGCACTGCTGGATCGCGCTTTACCGGAAGAGGAGCGTCAGGCGATTATTGATTTGATCGCCAACTGGCCGGGCGTCAGAGGGGCACATGACTTACGCACCCGGCAGTCTGGTCCGACGCGCTTTATCCAGCTACATCTGGAAATGGACGATCATCTGCCGCTGGTGCAGGCACACAAGGTGGCCGATCAAATTGAACAGGCGTTACGCAGCAAGTTTCCTGGCTCCGATGTCATCATCCATCAGGACCCCTGCTCAGTCGTGCCAGAAAATCAGCAGGGTTTTTTCCAGTTTTAA
- the pfkA gene encoding 6-phosphofructokinase has protein sequence MIKKIGVLTSGGDAPGMNAAIRGVVRSALSEGLEVFGIYDGYLGLYEDRMINLDRYSVSDMINRGGTFLGSARFPEFRNEEVRQVAIENMQKRGIDALVVIGGDGSYMGAKRLTEMGFPCIGLPGTIDNDVAGTDYTIGYFTALETVVEAIDRLRDTSSSHQRISIVEVMGRYCGDLTLAAAIAGGCEFIVLPEIPYTREELVSEIKAGIAKGKKHAIVAITEHICDIDDLAHYIEAETKRETRATVLGHIQRGGAPCAYDRILASRMGAYSIELLLQGYGGRCVGIQNEKMVHHDIIDAIENMKRPFKRDWLDTAKKLY, from the coding sequence ATGATCAAAAAAATCGGAGTACTGACCAGCGGCGGCGACGCCCCAGGCATGAACGCAGCCATTCGCGGAGTTGTACGTTCCGCGCTGAGTGAAGGACTTGAAGTTTTTGGTATCTACGACGGCTATCTGGGGCTATATGAAGACCGTATGATCAACCTCGATCGCTACAGCGTATCGGACATGATCAACCGCGGAGGTACCTTCCTGGGTTCTGCGCGTTTCCCTGAATTCCGTAATGAAGAAGTTCGCCAGGTTGCCATCGAAAATATGCAAAAGCGCGGTATTGATGCGCTGGTGGTCATTGGTGGTGACGGTTCTTACATGGGGGCTAAACGCCTGACAGAAATGGGTTTCCCATGCATTGGCTTACCGGGCACCATCGATAACGACGTGGCCGGTACCGACTATACCATCGGTTACTTCACTGCGCTGGAAACTGTGGTGGAGGCGATTGACCGCCTGCGTGACACTTCTTCTTCACATCAGCGTATTTCCATCGTCGAAGTGATGGGACGCTACTGCGGCGATCTGACGCTGGCAGCGGCAATTGCTGGCGGCTGTGAATTCATCGTGCTGCCGGAAATTCCTTATACCCGTGAAGAACTGGTTTCCGAGATCAAAGCCGGTATCGCCAAAGGTAAAAAACACGCCATCGTGGCCATCACTGAGCATATTTGTGATATCGACGATCTGGCGCATTACATCGAAGCTGAAACCAAACGCGAAACCCGTGCCACCGTTCTGGGTCACATTCAGCGTGGTGGTGCGCCTTGTGCGTATGACCGCATCCTGGCTTCACGCATGGGGGCTTACTCCATTGAACTGCTGCTGCAGGGCTACGGTGGACGTTGCGTGGGTATCCAGAATGAGAAGATGGTGCACCACGACATTATCGACGCCATCGAAAATATGAAACGTCCGTTCAAACGCGATTGGCTGGATACCGCGAAAAAACTCTACTAA